In Onthophagus taurus isolate NC chromosome 6, IU_Otau_3.0, whole genome shotgun sequence, a genomic segment contains:
- the LOC111417815 gene encoding bifunctional 3'-phosphoadenosine 5'-phosphosulfate synthase-like, translating to MSMKIEYNKTIQKATNVTFQAHHVSRSKRGQVLGNHEGFRGCTIWFTGLSGAGKTSISFDLEAYLVSRGIPSYSLDGDNVRNGLNKNLGFTKEDRQENIRRVAEVARLFADAGQICLCSFVSPFAEDRVMARKIHEDANLPFFEVFVDTPINVCESRDVKGLYKKARQGLIKRFTGIDQEYQKPECPDLVVKTVEQTVEESMLQVVEMLEENGIIPSIRSADDVIELFMDEMTLKETMEKIEDIPKLTITTLDLQWVQILSEGWASPLKGFMREDEYLQTLHFNCLKTNQDEITNQSIPIVLPINSSDKERLQNSSKIALYHNGEVYAILSDPEFYYHRKEERISRQFGTTNKDHPYIKMIYESGDWLLGGDLQVLKRIRWNDGLDQYRFTPKELRTKFHKMGADAVFAFQLRNPIHNGHALLMTDTQQQLKERGFKKPVLLLHPLGGWTKDDDVPLDTRMLQHQAVLDEGLLDETNTVLAIFPSPMMYAGPTEVQWHAKSRMCAGANFYIVGRDPAGVPHPAGKEGSIDGNLYDATHGGRVLKMAPGLKYLEIIPFRVAAYDKKGKKMDFFDASRAGDFEFISGTKMRTLARTGENPPDGFMAPKAWNVLANYYQSLKK from the exons atgtctatgaaaattgaatataataaa acAATTCAAAAGGCAACTAATGTTACATTCCAAGCTCATCACGTTTCAAGATCTAAAAGAGGTCAAGTACTAGGGAATCATGAAGGATTTAGAGGATGCACCATATGGTTTACAG gTTTATCTGGTGCTGGGAAAACATCAATATCATTCGACCTCGAAGCTTATTTAGTATCTCGAGGTATACCATCGTACAGTCTTGACGGTGACAACGTTAGAAACggcttaaataaaaatttgggaTTCACAAAAGAAGACCGTCAAGAAAACATTCGAAGAGTAGCTGAAGTTGCTCGTCTATTCGCAGATGCTGGTCAAATATGTTTATGCAGTTTCGTATCTCCTTTTGCAGAAGACAGAGTGATGGCGAGAAAAATTCACGAAGACGCAAATTTGCCATTTTTCGAAGTCTTCGTTGATACGCCAATAAACGTTTGTGAATCACGAGATGTTAAAGGTTTATACAAAAAAGCTAGACAAGGtttaataaaacgttttaCCGGAATTGACCAGGAATACCAAAAACCGGAATGTCCAGATCTTGTTGTTAAAACCGTTGAACAAACTGTTGAGGAAAGCATGTTGCAAGTTGTTGAGATGTTGGAGGAAAAT gGAATTATACCAAGTATAAGATCTGCTGATGATGTGATCGAGCTTTTTATGGACGAAATGACTTTAAAAGAAACCATGGAAAAAATTGAGGATATtccaaaattaacaataaccACATTGGATTTACAATGGGTTCAAATTTTAAGTGAAGGATGGGCTTCGCCACTAAAAGGATTTATGAGGGAAGATGAATATCTCCAG actttacattttaattgcCTAAAAACAAACCAAGACGAAATAACCAATCAAAGCATACCTATTGTTCTTCCAATAAACTCTTCCGATAAAGAACGCCTTCAAAACTCCTCCAAAATAGCTCTTTATCATAACGGAGAAGTTTACGCTATTTTATCAGACCCAGAATTTTATTACCAccgaaaagaagaaagaataTCTCGTCAATTTGGAACAACAAACAAAGATCATCCATATATAAAA atGATTTATGAATCTGGAGATTGGTTACTCGGAGGAGatttacaagttttaaaaagaatccGCTGGAATGATGGATTGGATCAATACAGATTCACACCAAAAGAATTAAGAACCAAATTCCATAAAATGGGGGCAGACGCAGTTTTTGCTTTCCAACTTAGAAATCCAATCCACAATGGACACGCTTTATTAATGACTGACACTCAACAACAACTCAAAGAACGCGGATTTAAAAAACCTGTCCTTCTACTTCATCCTTTGGGTGGATGGACAAAAGATGATGATGTCCCACTTGATACGAGAATGCTTCAACATCAAGCTGTCTTAGACGAAGGACTTTTGGATGAAACCAATACTGTTTTAGCTATTTTTCCAAGTCCGATGATGTACGCTGGACCAACCGAAGTACAATGGCATGCCAAATCGAGAATGTGTGCCGGTGcgaatttttatattgtagGCCGTGATCCGGCGGGAGTTCCTCACCCAGCTGGAAAAGAAGGATCTATTGACGGAAATTTATATGATGCAACTCACGGTGGGAGAGTTTTGAAAATGGCACCGGGGTTGAAATACTTAGAAATAATTCCGTTTAGGGTAGCTGCTTATGATAAGAAGGGTAAAAAGATGGATTTCTTTGATGCCTCAAGAGCAGgtgattttgaatttatttctgGTACTAAAATGAGAACTTTAGCGAGAACTGGAGAAAACCCACCTGATGGTTTTATGGCACCGAAAGCATGGAACGTTTTGGCTAATTATTATCAATCattgaagaaataa